A single Tuberibacillus sp. Marseille-P3662 DNA region contains:
- a CDS encoding TIGR00341 family protein, which produces MKLQLLEIYAPRDFLNMEEVTERFPVVSYWIFEESKEKRLTRILVETDDVEKILNYLEKIPGGEDDYQAMLLPVQTYLPRNEEQQKNEKKELQRASRHELYTTVEGSSQLSVSYMLFIIFSAIVATIGIIKNSPAIVIGAMVIAPIIGPVTAVSFASVLGDFKLIRKSLLTSLFGVCIPILTAALFGFFFQIPAYSDEFLSRTNIKIIDVVAALTSGAAGALSFIKRNEGALVGVMVSVALLPPAVVLGMILGTGNWSEAVVPFILLMVNVNSILLSAVVVFWLGGIKPVNWQDLQKANISRKLSLLFIFIISILLITAIIIINFV; this is translated from the coding sequence ATGAAATTACAGTTGCTTGAGATTTATGCTCCAAGGGATTTTTTAAATATGGAGGAAGTCACGGAACGATTTCCTGTTGTCTCCTATTGGATTTTCGAAGAATCAAAGGAAAAGCGACTGACAAGAATTCTTGTGGAAACAGATGATGTAGAAAAAATCCTCAATTATTTAGAAAAAATCCCTGGCGGGGAAGATGATTATCAAGCCATGTTACTGCCTGTGCAAACTTATCTTCCTCGTAATGAAGAACAACAAAAGAACGAAAAAAAAGAGCTACAGCGAGCCAGCAGACATGAATTATATACAACCGTTGAAGGATCAAGCCAGCTAAGTGTCAGCTATATGTTGTTTATTATTTTTTCAGCCATCGTTGCAACGATCGGCATTATAAAGAATAGTCCTGCAATCGTCATTGGGGCCATGGTTATTGCTCCAATTATTGGACCGGTAACCGCAGTTTCATTTGCTTCAGTTCTCGGCGATTTCAAGTTAATACGCAAATCTTTACTCACATCGTTATTTGGTGTATGTATTCCTATATTAACCGCTGCTTTGTTTGGTTTTTTCTTTCAAATTCCGGCATATAGTGATGAATTTCTCTCTCGAACAAATATCAAAATTATTGACGTTGTTGCTGCGCTCACTTCAGGTGCTGCAGGGGCACTTTCTTTTATTAAAAGGAATGAAGGAGCACTTGTGGGTGTCATGGTTTCCGTGGCTTTACTGCCGCCAGCTGTTGTTTTGGGTATGATTCTCGGTACGGGGAATTGGTCTGAAGCCGTTGTTCCGTTTATTCTGTTAATGGTCAACGTTAATTCAATTTTGCTGTCTGCAGTAGTCGTATTCTGGTTAGGCGGCATTAAGCCCGTCAATTGGCAAGATCTACAGAAGGCAAATATTTCACGCAAGTTATCTCTATTATTTATTTTTATCATAAGTATTTTGCTTATAACAGCTATTATTATTATAAACTTTGTCTAA
- a CDS encoding DEAD/DEAH box helicase: protein MQTRQSMSELVQDLKQDENIVHWHTMPGQPAKTRPFPNRVNESIKQTLKNRGIDALYSHQADALQHAMNHESFVAVTPTASGKTLCYNLPVLQSLVEDDNRRALYLFPTKALAQDQKSEMNEMIDDIGIPLKSYTYDGDTPGNIRQKVRQAGHIVITNPDMLHSSILPHHTKWVSLFENLHYIVIDELHTYRGVFGSHVANVIRRLKRICRYYGSDPVFVCTSATIANPKEHAEQLTGERMRLIDTNGAPSVRKHFAFYNPPVVNQAMNVRRSATLEVQQLAKQFLQNQIQTIVFARSRVRVELLLSYMQSINTGRSDRASIRAYRGGYLPSERRDIERGLRSGDIQGVVSTNALELGVDIGQLQACIMTGYPGSISSAWQQAGRAGRRQDEAVIVLVATSSPLDQYIIQHPDYFFNRNPESARINANNLIILVDHIKCAAYELPFHEDDYFAPDVAVNEICTYLADEDVLHYQGGKWYWMNDAFPANNVSLRSASQENVVIIDQTDTAKTHVIGEMDRFSAMTLLHDEAIYIHQGEQYQVIELDWDEKKAYVKAVSVNYYTDANLAVQLDVLDIDKSKQHHDQAHVAYGDVTVRAKPTIFKKIRFDTHDNVGWGPIHLPEEETHTSSAWVSFAPELIDQFGKQRFEQALLGISHVLRHAAPLFVMCDPVDLQVVPKIKASHNEQPTIFIYDKYPGGIGLSDKLYENMSFLINEVEQMIDRCSCRDGCPSCIGTPDSDQTAGKSTVLALLSHIKEVKSCR from the coding sequence ATGCAAACAAGACAATCCATGAGTGAGCTAGTTCAAGATTTGAAACAGGATGAGAATATTGTCCATTGGCATACAATGCCGGGTCAACCGGCGAAGACACGTCCCTTTCCGAACAGGGTCAATGAATCTATCAAACAAACTCTAAAGAATCGGGGGATTGACGCCCTTTACTCCCATCAAGCGGATGCGCTTCAACACGCGATGAACCACGAGAGTTTTGTTGCCGTGACGCCGACGGCTTCGGGGAAAACTTTGTGCTATAATCTACCTGTGCTGCAGAGTCTTGTTGAAGATGATAACCGCCGGGCATTGTATTTGTTTCCAACAAAAGCCTTGGCGCAAGATCAAAAGAGTGAAATGAATGAAATGATAGACGATATCGGTATTCCATTGAAAAGTTATACTTATGATGGTGATACCCCGGGTAATATTCGCCAGAAAGTGAGACAGGCGGGTCACATTGTGATCACGAATCCAGATATGCTGCATTCATCAATTTTACCACATCATACCAAGTGGGTGTCACTGTTCGAAAATCTGCATTACATTGTTATAGATGAACTGCATACTTATCGGGGGGTGTTTGGTAGCCATGTCGCGAATGTCATCCGACGTTTAAAACGGATTTGTCGTTATTATGGGAGTGATCCTGTATTTGTGTGTACGTCAGCAACCATTGCCAACCCGAAAGAACATGCTGAACAGCTGACAGGTGAACGAATGCGATTAATTGATACCAATGGGGCGCCGTCGGTACGGAAGCACTTCGCTTTTTACAATCCGCCGGTTGTTAATCAAGCTATGAATGTCCGCCGCAGTGCAACGTTGGAAGTCCAACAACTGGCTAAACAATTTCTACAGAATCAAATTCAAACGATTGTGTTCGCCCGCAGCCGCGTGCGCGTTGAACTGCTTTTAAGTTATATGCAGAGTATCAATACAGGCCGGAGTGACCGCGCTTCGATTCGTGCCTATCGCGGCGGTTACTTACCGTCGGAGCGACGGGATATTGAACGAGGATTACGCTCCGGTGACATTCAAGGTGTCGTTAGTACTAATGCTTTGGAGCTTGGTGTCGACATTGGTCAGCTTCAGGCGTGTATTATGACGGGCTATCCTGGTTCTATTTCCAGTGCTTGGCAGCAAGCAGGACGGGCAGGCCGCCGTCAGGATGAGGCTGTCATTGTGCTTGTTGCGACCTCTAGTCCGCTGGATCAATATATTATTCAACATCCGGATTACTTTTTTAATCGAAATCCAGAGTCTGCTCGGATCAATGCCAATAATTTGATTATTCTCGTCGATCATATAAAATGTGCAGCCTATGAATTACCATTCCATGAAGACGATTATTTCGCTCCCGATGTTGCAGTGAATGAAATATGCACTTATTTAGCGGATGAGGATGTACTGCATTATCAAGGTGGAAAATGGTACTGGATGAATGATGCATTTCCTGCTAATAATGTAAGCCTGCGTTCGGCGTCCCAGGAAAATGTTGTTATTATTGATCAAACGGACACTGCCAAAACACATGTGATTGGTGAAATGGACCGGTTTAGCGCGATGACGTTGCTACATGATGAAGCAATTTATATTCATCAAGGTGAGCAATATCAAGTAATAGAGCTGGATTGGGATGAGAAAAAAGCTTATGTCAAGGCTGTTAGTGTCAATTACTATACGGATGCCAATCTTGCAGTACAGCTTGATGTTCTTGACATTGATAAGAGCAAACAACATCATGATCAAGCTCATGTTGCGTATGGGGATGTCACGGTTCGAGCTAAGCCAACAATTTTTAAAAAAATCCGTTTTGATACACATGACAATGTTGGGTGGGGGCCGATCCATTTACCTGAAGAAGAGACCCATACAAGTTCAGCGTGGGTGAGTTTTGCTCCGGAATTGATTGATCAATTTGGTAAGCAGCGTTTCGAACAAGCTTTGCTTGGCATTAGCCACGTCTTGCGGCACGCCGCACCGTTATTTGTGATGTGTGACCCTGTTGACTTACAAGTTGTACCAAAAATTAAAGCGTCACATAATGAACAACCGACGATTTTTATTTATGATAAGTATCCAGGTGGGATCGGGTTAAGTGATAAACTCTATGAAAATATGTCGTTCTTAATCAATGAAGTTGAACAAATGATTGATCGCTGTTCGTGTCGTGATGGTTGTCCATCATGTATTGGTACACCTGACAGTGACCAAACGGCGGGAAAATCGACGGTGCTTGCCTTACTTTCCCATATAAAGGAAGTTAAGTCTTGTCGCTGA
- a CDS encoding thioredoxin domain-containing protein, with protein sequence MSRELRKPNRLVDEKSPYLLQHAYNPVDWYAWSDEAFAKAKAENKPVFVSIGYSTCHWCHVMAEESFEDPDIAHILNEKFVSIKVDREERPDLDAIYMTVCQAMTGQGGWPLNVFLTPEQKPFYAGVYFPKESRYGLPGFVDVLTQLSDHFQNNRDKLDETGAKVASALAKMNEREGVALEPGVVETCVEQMTRDFDHQYGGFGQAPKFPAPHQLLFLLRYHHWHGHDEALQMVLKTLDAMAAGGIYDHIGGGFARYSVDQKWLVPHFEKMLYDQAMLMMAYTEAYQVTGREDYRSVIEEIIDYLQREMLGPNGGFYSAEDADSEGEEGKFYLWTKAEVVQLLDADEAELFCDAYDISEDGNFEGKNIPNRIHTSKQSLADRHGLTVDDVQRQLDNAKHRLFTYREKRVHPHKDDKILTAWNGLMIAALAKAGAAFQHRGALDMAERAFSFIQTELTRDGKLMARYRDGDVKYEGFLDDYAYMLWACDALYEATYQTDYLRSMRLYADLLVGTFYDDKNGGFLINNPYHDLIYNPKQAYDGALPSGNSVASLMLFKLARRTGIHQFETYAEPTIRFFADEINQHPSGFTWLLTAYMTMHANTKELAILQGEDDEAYHLALTLLQTGFHPELFAVAGEAEELQQAAPFTQSFHAKDGRTTYYLCHDFMCERPTTDFSLIKQAL encoded by the coding sequence ATGTCTAGAGAGCTTCGTAAGCCTAACAGATTGGTCGATGAAAAAAGTCCATACCTATTACAACATGCTTATAATCCTGTTGATTGGTATGCATGGAGTGATGAAGCATTTGCCAAGGCTAAAGCTGAAAATAAACCCGTATTTGTTTCCATAGGATATTCAACTTGTCATTGGTGCCATGTGATGGCAGAAGAATCATTCGAAGATCCGGACATCGCACATATTCTTAACGAAAAATTTGTTTCGATTAAGGTTGATCGGGAAGAACGGCCCGATTTGGATGCGATTTATATGACAGTTTGTCAAGCGATGACCGGGCAAGGCGGTTGGCCGTTGAATGTGTTTTTAACCCCGGAACAAAAACCGTTCTATGCAGGTGTTTATTTTCCGAAGGAGAGCCGTTATGGTCTGCCGGGTTTTGTTGATGTTTTAACACAGTTATCTGACCATTTTCAAAATAACCGGGATAAGCTTGATGAAACAGGGGCGAAAGTGGCTTCGGCATTAGCCAAAATGAATGAACGTGAGGGTGTGGCTTTAGAACCAGGTGTAGTAGAGACGTGTGTCGAGCAAATGACGAGAGACTTCGATCATCAGTACGGTGGATTTGGTCAGGCGCCGAAGTTTCCGGCACCCCATCAGTTGTTATTCTTGCTCCGTTATCACCATTGGCACGGTCATGACGAAGCGTTACAAATGGTGTTGAAGACGCTAGATGCGATGGCGGCTGGCGGTATCTATGATCATATCGGTGGCGGTTTTGCAAGATATAGCGTTGATCAGAAATGGCTTGTGCCGCATTTTGAGAAAATGTTATATGATCAAGCAATGCTGATGATGGCTTATACTGAGGCTTATCAAGTTACAGGGCGTGAGGATTATAGATCGGTGATTGAAGAGATCATTGACTATTTACAACGGGAAATGCTCGGTCCTAACGGCGGCTTCTATAGTGCGGAGGATGCCGATTCTGAAGGAGAAGAAGGCAAATTTTATCTTTGGACGAAAGCAGAAGTTGTTCAATTGTTGGATGCTGATGAAGCAGAATTGTTCTGTGATGCGTATGATATCTCTGAGGATGGCAATTTCGAAGGAAAAAATATTCCTAATAGGATTCATACATCTAAACAGTCATTAGCGGATCGGCATGGCTTAACTGTGGACGATGTTCAAAGACAACTTGATAACGCCAAACACAGGTTGTTTACATACAGGGAGAAACGTGTTCACCCGCATAAAGATGATAAAATCTTAACGGCGTGGAACGGGCTGATGATCGCAGCTTTAGCTAAAGCAGGAGCGGCATTTCAACATCGGGGAGCATTGGATATGGCTGAACGCGCGTTTTCATTCATTCAAACCGAATTGACGCGTGATGGCAAGCTTATGGCCCGTTATCGGGACGGTGACGTGAAGTATGAAGGCTTTCTGGATGATTATGCTTATATGCTTTGGGCTTGTGATGCCCTTTATGAAGCGACTTATCAAACTGACTACCTGCGGAGTATGAGGTTATACGCTGACCTTCTTGTTGGGACGTTTTATGATGACAAAAACGGCGGATTTTTAATTAATAATCCCTATCATGATTTGATTTATAATCCAAAACAAGCTTATGATGGCGCGCTGCCGTCGGGAAACAGTGTAGCCAGCTTAATGTTATTCAAATTGGCGCGTCGTACAGGCATTCATCAATTTGAAACCTACGCTGAGCCGACCATTCGATTTTTTGCTGACGAGATCAATCAACATCCATCAGGATTCACCTGGTTGTTAACGGCTTACATGACGATGCACGCGAATACCAAAGAACTCGCGATTCTTCAGGGAGAAGATGATGAGGCTTATCATCTTGCGTTAACGTTGTTACAAACGGGTTTTCATCCTGAACTGTTTGCCGTTGCTGGTGAAGCTGAAGAGCTGCAACAGGCGGCACCGTTTACCCAATCGTTTCACGCTAAAGACGGCCGTACCACTTATTACCTGTGCCACGATTTTATGTGTGAACGACCCACAACTGATTTTTCGTTAATTAAACAAGCGTTATAA